In Bombus pyrosoma isolate SC7728 linkage group LG2, ASM1482585v1, whole genome shotgun sequence, a genomic segment contains:
- the LOC122573806 gene encoding myb-like protein D, which yields MSKGKKNAYSSEEASSSSGTSSSLSSDEEVDARDLKPIKEYLSDRRELARQLFKSVKAEKIQMMLPQTLKKMDFGQLEKWCANELSGMSKSRILCILNGKPMLESSDTNESDDSGPSLEIISDTEEWFTDDEICKKEDGSKLPKGKIKKERIKQKGKSQLSKKSDIKSTCKKIPDCTHKDIQVKKENVVDKTKEKDGDSLLDLLELEMRARAIRALIRKEEDVIPDTSKSVVSNDTSNENAAAKTEQDEIKEKENCRRQLERIISAQQNTITEDEDVVLVVQPTPTIELLSSDSEGESHSGVRVNKKLQNERVIETKDNINHTENGDLNNICNINSTENSKENKVTKSSTETDKEIDNTHKTETFKCNYSNNILRKDSQSKSSSKKRKTKKKSHIKEQSKNISSKIDTDDIKSSNASQNMKTTEGDDCSSQDVNLDDKVHENNIKSKITHNNPSHKHDSTETSISSKIGLDEEKSIDLDEIIDLDDYCDDMDDIENSENDKNSKVVEKKECKSQMETNSPQKSNGAETWASRYYQTDDVQNVIKESKIQSEIRKRLRERQRLSKLSTSPNKNFPSSLPIVQATNNKVIEKHPMGSVDEYLALKHTAATSLNSVNSNNSSNILKDSIVSINTHVGANRLIENDHMSNVSNSVYSKNQIIDKEPNLNDNTNDNDIPATNNETIVNMINVMNPG from the exons ATgtcaaaaggaaagaagaatgcATATAGTAGTGAG gaAGCTAGTAGTTCATCTGGCACTTCTTCTTCGTTATCATCTGACGAAGAAGTAGATGCTAGAGATTTAAAACCAATTAAGGAATATTTGTCAGATCGCAGGGAATTAGCTCGTCAACTTTTTAAATCAGTTAAAGctgaaaaaatacaaatgatgTTACCTCAAACATTAAAG AAAATGGATTTTGGACAGTTAGAAAAATGGTGTGCTAATGAATTAAGTGGCATGTCAAAAAGCCGTatattgtgtattttaaaTGGGAAACCTATGTTAGAATCATCAGATACAAATGAATCGGATGATTCAG gACCCTCGTTGGAAATTATCTCAGATACAGAGGAATGGTTTACCGAtgatgaaatatgtaaaaaggAAGATGGTTCAAAATTACCTAagggaaaaataaagaaagagagaatcaaacaaaaaggaaaatctCAACTTAGTAAAAAAAGTGATATTAAATCTACTTGTAAGAAAATTCCTGATTGCACTCATAAAGATATACAAGTAAAGAAGGAGAATGTTGTAGATAAAACTAAAGAAAAGGATGGCGATAGCTTATTGGATTTGTTAGAGTTAGAAATGCGTGCAAGGGCAATAAGAGCTTTAAtaaggaaagaggaagatgTAATACCAGATACTTCTAAATCTGTGGTAAGTAACGATACGTCAAATGAAAATGCTGCGGCTAAGACTGAGcaagatgaaataaaagaaaaagaaaattgtagaagGCAATTAGAGAGAATTATTAGTGCTCAGCAGAATACAATTACTGAAGATGAAGATGTTGTATTAGTTGTTCAACCAACTCCGACTATTGAGTTATTGTCTAGTGACAGTGAAGGAGAATCTCATAGTGGTGTgcgtgtaaataaaaaattacaaaacgaaCGAGTTATAGAGACCAAAGACAATATTAATCATACTGAGAATggagatttaaataatatttgtaatattaatagtaCAGAAAActcgaaggaaaataaagtaaCTAAAAGTTCAACAGAAACAGATAAAGAAATAGATAATACACATAAAACTGAaacttttaaatgtaattatagcAATAATATACTTCGTAAGGATAGTCAATCAAAATCTAGTAGTAAAAAgcgaaaaacaaagaaaaagtcGCATATAAAAGAGCaatcaaaaaatataagttCTAAAATTGATACAGATGATATAAAATCAAGTAATGCTAgtcaaaatatgaaaactaCAGAAGGTGACGATTGTTCGTCACAAGATGTGAACTTAGATGATAAAgtacatgaaaataatattaaatcaaaaataaCGCATAATAATCCTTCACATAAACACGATTCTACCGAAACAAGTATTTCAAGCAAAATAGGTTTAGATGAAGAAAAATCCATCGACTTAGatgaaataattgatttagaTGACTACTGCGATGATATGGATGATATAGAAAATAGTgagaatgataaaaatagtaaagtTGTGGAAAAGAAGGAATGCAAATCGCAAATGGAAACAAATTCCCCACAGAAATCAAATGGGGCTGAAACTTGGGCAAGTCGTTATTATCAAACGGATGatgtacaaaatgtaataaaagaatcgAAGATCCAGTCGGAAATTCGTAAACGATTAAGGGAACGTCAAAGACTTTCTAAGCTTAGTACGTCtccgaataaaaattttccttcgTCACTGCCTATAGTACAGGCaactaataataaagttaTCGAGAAACATCCGATGGGTTCCGTCGATGAATATTTGGCTTTAAAACACACTGCCGCTACAAGCCTTAATAGCGTTAATAGCAACAATAGCTCTAACATATTAAAAGATAGCATAGTATCTATCAATACACATGTAGGTGCAAATAGATTAATTGAAAACGATCACATGTCTAATGTATCTAATTCTGTATAttctaaaaatcaaataattgacAAAGAACCTAATTTAAATGATAACACAAATGATAATGATATACCTGCTACGAACAATGAGACTATAGTTAACATGATTAACGTTATGAATCCtggttaa
- the LOC122573810 gene encoding protein phosphatase 1H — translation MLNRVKSVLMNVVGGSELGLQYPTDSDNEAVTDYLNLNIVAEVENKPYSRPSFLGLTTEETQVSADHRVRPIIVPRDLSRLPWCAGYAECINAGKSTWNEDQTSATRGDLKLSDVNVTLPYVIFSMFDGHAGYQVALTARLHLHRIILGRLMAIPGNMLLNEDEDELIKGRDLVIGAIELAYRQMDQMVEAQAQGGGGGCTAITILFLNGRLYAAGAGDSRAVLVLGDSQRALTRDHTPDSESNRVRALGFLRSTELLKGHFTPLEFRKRPLQKELGSMVLYREPFMTGWAYKVLTLSDLKLPLISGHGKRSRVMGTIGVTRGFGDHGLKAASTGVNIKPFLSSQPEVQSINLDSCNLTERDCIIVATDGLWDVVSDKTAANILRKTLTPDNPSLEYRLTMGAQELVQAARGRLVGRAWVGKSENLEETDEKFSPMASVDDISVLVVPLYPYLCEHKQWLKTTQQERRYSMDSLHISVNNSV, via the exons atgCTGAACAGAGTTAAATCAGTATTGATGAATGTTGTGGGTGGAAGTGAACTTGGTCTGCAATATCCTACTGACTCAGATAACGAAGCAGTAACAGATTATCTTAATTTAAACATTGTTGCAGAAGTGGAAAATAAACCGTATAGTAGACCCAGTTTTCTAGGATTAACAACAGAAGAAACTCAA GTAAGTGCTGATCATAGGGTAAGACCAATTATAGTTCCAAGGGATTTGAGTCGGTTACCATGGTGTGCTGGCTATGCAGAATGCATAAATGCTGGAAAAAGCACATGGAATGAAGATCAAACTTCTGCAACCAGAGGAGACCTCAAATTATCAGATGTTAATGTTACGTTACCTTATGTCATATTCTCTATGTTTGATGGGCATGCTGGCTATCAAGTGGCTTTAACGGCAAGACTACACTTACATAGGATAATCCTT GGAAGATTAATGGCAATACCTGGCAATATGCTGCTAAatgaagatgaagatgaaCTGATCAAGGGAAGAGATTTAGTAATTGGTGCTATTGAATTAGCATATAGACAAATGGATCAAATGGTAGAAGCACAAGCTCAAGGAGGAGGTGGAGGTTGCACAGCAATTACCATTCTATTTCTCAATGGTAGATTATATGCTGCAGGTGCTGGTGATTCAAG AGCTGTATTAGTTTTGGGAGACAGTCAGCGTGCATTAACAAGAGATCATACCCCTGATTCAGAATCAAATCGCGTCAGAGCATTAGGTTTTCTAAGAAGTACCGAATTATTGAAAGGTCATTTCACACCACTAGAATTTAGAAAACGACCTTTGCAAAAAGAATTAGGATCTATGGTTTTGTATAGAGAACCTTTTATGACTGGTTGGGCGTATAAAGTCTTAACGCTCTCTGATTTGAAGCTACCTCTTATCTCTGGACATGGTAAAAGG AGTCGTGTAATGGGTACTATAGGAGTAACGCGTGGTTTTGGAGACCATGGCTTAAAAGCAGCAAGTACAGGAGTTAATATAAAACCATTCCTATCATCACAACCCGAAGTGCAGTCTATAAATTTAGATAGTTGTAATCTCACAGAACGTGATTGCATTATTGTAGCTACAGATGGACTTTGGGATGTTGTATCAGATAAAACAGCAGCAAATATACTTAGAAAGACACTTACTCCAGATAATCCATCATTAGAATACAg ACTCACAATGGGTGCTCAAGAATTGGTACAAGCAGCACGTGGTAGATTAGTGGGACGAGCTTGGGTTGGTAAATCAGAAAATCTTGAAGAAACTGATGAAAAGTTTTCACCTATGGCATCGGTTGATGATATCAGTGTTTTAGTGGTACCGTTATATCCTTACTTGTGCGAACATAAACAATGGTTGAAAACAACACAacaagaaagaagatattctATGGATTCATTACACATATCAGTTaataattctgtataa
- the LOC122574258 gene encoding probable salivary secreted peptide, producing MGAQKTIVYLAIVAIAVIFAQVNTAPQVGHYAANNTNKSHNLIVGYRMPGDRLVLRQSVVKNSSWGRIVVEEKTFNVSRWEKITMIQALDQKINGNGAYASITNGGPGNQNVTIRLKSQRGHGINFVIEIYSRY from the coding sequence ATGGGAGCGCAAAAAACGATCGTTTACTTGGCAATAGTTGCCATAGCTGTAATCTTTGCGCAAGTAAACACGGCCCCGCAAGTCGGTCACTATGCCGCCAACAACACAAACAAGTCACACAACTTGATCGTTGGGTACAGAATGCCTGGTGACAGGCTTGTACTCAGACAGAGTGTCGTTAAGAATTCTTCCTGGGGAAGGATCGTCGTCGAGGAAAAAACATTCAACGTCTCAAGGTGGGAAAAGATCACCATGATCCAGGCACTTGATCAGAAAATCAATGGTAACGGTGCCTACGCCAGCATTACCAACGGTGGCCCAGGAAACCAGAACGTTACCATCCGACTAAAGAGCCAGAGGGGTCATGGAATCAACTTCGTCATCGAGATATACTCACGATACTGA